CTCGAATCTGCCTGGTATGGCATATAGGTGTGATAATGATCAGGAATGGACCATGCGATTTGTTTCAGAGGGCTGTTACAAGTTAACAGGTTATGATTCCGAAGCTCTTTTGCACAATCGGGATATCTCTTATAATAGACTGATCACTCCTGAAAACCAGGCGCATATCTGGAAAAAATATCAGGAAATGCTCGCCAGAAAAGAAACATTCCAGGATGAGTATACCATAACTACCGCAATCGGAGAGGTTAAATGGGTATGGGAACAGGGAAAAGGAGTTTATGCCGATAATGGTGAGCTAATAGCTATTGAGGGTTTTATTGCCGATATCACAGAGAAGAAGAAAGTACAGGAAACACTTAGGGAAAGCGAGTCACGCTATCGCAGCCTGTTTGAAAACAATCACTCTGCCATGCTGGTCATAGATCCTGAAATAGGTTCAATCATAGATGCAAATCCGGCAGCAGTATCTCTCTATGGCTGGACACGTGAAGAACTCAGAAGTAAGACCATCAAAGAGATCAACGCATTGTCTCCTTTCGAGGTAAAAGAGGAAATGGACCGTGCAGTTAAAGGCCAGCGTATCCGTTTCTTTTTTAAACATAGTCTCGCAGATGGTTCTGTCAGAGATGTGGAAGTTTTCAGCAGTCCTATTCTTATGGACAGAAAAATGCTTCTCTACTCCATTATAAATGATATCACAGAGCTTAACAGGATGGAACAGGAACTTCTCCTGAACCGGTTCTGTATTGATCATTCAGTTGTGGGGATATTCCGTATTGAAGAGCCTGATGGCAGAATAGTAAGTGTGAATGATCATGCGTGCCAATCCCTGGGATATTCCCGTGAGGAACTCTGTTCAATGACGGTATTGGATATTGATCCTACATTTACTCCTGAGACATGGATTGAACACAGGAAAAATGTACGAAAGCTGAAATCGGGAACTATCGAGACAATTCTTTGCAAAAAGGATGGCACAGAATTTCCTGTAGAGATTACTATTAACGATATGGAGCATGAGGGGAAAGTATTCTATCTTTCTTTTGCAAAGGATATCACCAAACGCAAGGTTGCAGAACAGGCGCTCAAGGAGAGTGAAGAGTTCTTCAGGATCACTTTGTACAGTATTGCTGACGGGGTCATTACCACTGATATTAACGGGAATTTAAGGCAAATGAACCATGTTGCTGAAAAGCTGACCGGCTGGAATGAGGCCGAAGCCAGGGGAAAAAAGGTCGAGGAAATTTTCAATATCTTCAATGAAGATACACGACAGCAGGTTGAGATACCCGTGCGCAGAGTACTGAGGGAAGGCCGGGTAATGGGCCAGGCAAATCATAAACTGTTGATCTCTAAAGATAATAGGGAAATCCCCATTGCTGATAGTGGCTCGCCTATTGTGAATGAGAAGGGTGAGATAATCGGAGTTGTGCTGGTGTTCCGTGACCAGAGCGAAGAAAGGAAGGCCCAGAGGTCTCTCCGGGAAAGTGAAGCACGTTTCAGGCAGCTGGTCGAGAATGCACCTGAAGCTATTTTCGTTCAGGCTAATGGTTGTTTTGCCTATGTCAATCCAGCAGCATTGCGTCTTTTCGGGGTTGATTCGGCCAGCCAGTTAATAGGGAAGCCTGTTATGGAACGTTTCCATCCGGATTTCCGTGATATTGTCCGTGAACGCATCCATCTTATTAATGATATGCACGAAGAAGTACCTAATATCGAGAAGATCTACCTGAGGCTTGACGGCACACCTTTCAATGTAGAGATATCCAGAGTGCCAATAATCTATGATGGTCTTAACGGATCTCTGGTCTTTTTCAGGGATGTCACCGAACGCAAGCGGGTGGAAAGAGCTCTCATCAGGGCAAAGATGGTTTCGGATGAGGCTAATCGCAGTAAGACCGAATTCCTGGCCAATACCAGCCATGAACTGAAAACCCCTTTGAATTCTATTATCGGCTTTTCGGAGCTTATGCTTGCCGGCGAGCTGGGAAAGATCAGCAAGCAACAGAAAAAATACATTGGGACTATACTTGAAAGCGGTTGTATGCTCCTTAATATCGTAAACAAGATATTGGATATATCCAGTATCGACTATGGCCGAATGGATCTCAGTTATACTAAATTCAATCTTTGCGATGCTATTCAGGACACCTGTGCAATGATGCAGGCAGCTGCAAACAGGAAATCCATAAAACATGTAGTTGATATTGATCCACAGATCAATGGGATAAATGCTGATGCCATCAAGTTCAAGGAGATAGTTTACAATCTTGTGGATAATTCCATAAAGTTCACGCCTTATGGGGGAATTGTGATCATCACTGCCACTCAGAATGAAAGCCACGTGAAGATATCTGTCACAGATAATGGTATTGGTATAGCAAAAGAGAATATTGAGAGAATATTTGATCCCTTTTACCAGGTGGATAGTTCCACAACACGCAGGTATGGAGGGACAGGGCTTGGACTTGCCCTTATAAAACAGTTCATAAAAATGCACGGTGGGAACATTTGGGTGGAAAGTGAACCCGGTAAAGGCAGCACTTTCACTTTTACCATTCCCCTAGACTATGGGGAACAACCGATACGTATGTTGCAGGTTTCTGAAGATCAGGACCTCGATTTTTGTTCATGACCGGGATTAATTGCTTCTGATTATTGCTGCGGGAACGCAATGGTCATTTTCTATTCCCGTTGAGGGTTTCCACTATCTCCTTAAAGCTTTCCAGCCCTGCTTCGATATTCTCTATGATCTCGTTGGCGAGTATGTCAGGGTCTGGCAGGTTGTCCAGGTCTGCCAGGCTTTTGTCCTTGAGCCAGAAGATGTCCAGATTGGTTTTATCCCTTGATGCTATTTCCTCGTAGGTGAATCTGCGAAACCTGCCTTCGGGATCTTCCCGGCTCCATGTTTCCTTGCGC
This DNA window, taken from Methanomethylovorans hollandica DSM 15978, encodes the following:
- a CDS encoding PAS domain S-box protein, which encodes MKKIALLQSFVDEIPNLFCRLEIHGYYVHTSFLLEENIIDEIKRNQYDAFLLDLSGTPIEELRKNHYLSEISGHIPVILIAPYVDYPLLESLGNVHISGCLIPPFSDEQLCSTIELACHNHNILKTNAYDMKNTLFEKERSYAMLLSNLPGMAYRCDNDQEWTMRFVSEGCYKLTGYDSEALLHNRDISYNRLITPENQAHIWKKYQEMLARKETFQDEYTITTAIGEVKWVWEQGKGVYADNGELIAIEGFIADITEKKKVQETLRESESRYRSLFENNHSAMLVIDPEIGSIIDANPAAVSLYGWTREELRSKTIKEINALSPFEVKEEMDRAVKGQRIRFFFKHSLADGSVRDVEVFSSPILMDRKMLLYSIINDITELNRMEQELLLNRFCIDHSVVGIFRIEEPDGRIVSVNDHACQSLGYSREELCSMTVLDIDPTFTPETWIEHRKNVRKLKSGTIETILCKKDGTEFPVEITINDMEHEGKVFYLSFAKDITKRKVAEQALKESEEFFRITLYSIADGVITTDINGNLRQMNHVAEKLTGWNEAEARGKKVEEIFNIFNEDTRQQVEIPVRRVLREGRVMGQANHKLLISKDNREIPIADSGSPIVNEKGEIIGVVLVFRDQSEERKAQRSLRESEARFRQLVENAPEAIFVQANGCFAYVNPAALRLFGVDSASQLIGKPVMERFHPDFRDIVRERIHLINDMHEEVPNIEKIYLRLDGTPFNVEISRVPIIYDGLNGSLVFFRDVTERKRVERALIRAKMVSDEANRSKTEFLANTSHELKTPLNSIIGFSELMLAGELGKISKQQKKYIGTILESGCMLLNIVNKILDISSIDYGRMDLSYTKFNLCDAIQDTCAMMQAAANRKSIKHVVDIDPQINGINADAIKFKEIVYNLVDNSIKFTPYGGIVIITATQNESHVKISVTDNGIGIAKENIERIFDPFYQVDSSTTRRYGGTGLGLALIKQFIKMHGGNIWVESEPGKGSTFTFTIPLDYGEQPIRMLQVSEDQDLDFCS